Part of the Verrucomicrobiia bacterium genome, GGCACTGGCTATGGCATTGTCGGCAGTGGGGCTAACGCATATCATTGCCGTGTCCGGTTACAACCTGACCATATTGGTGCGGTTTGTACGGCGGGCCGGGCGCAAGCGATCCAAGTATCAATTGACTGTGTTTTCTTTGGTATTGATTGTGGCGTTTTTGTTGGTGACGGGCCTGAGTGCGTCAATTGTGCGGGCGGCATTGGTGAGCGTGTTGTCGCTCTGGGCGTGGTACTACGGACGCGAATTTAGTCCACTATTGCTACTAGCATTGGCGGCTGCCCTCACAGCAGCCTGGAGCCCGTTATATATATGGAGCGACATAGGCTGGTATTTATCTTTCCTGGCATTTTTCGGGGTGATGATTCTGGCGCCATTAGCGGTTCGGCGTTTGCACGGCGTCAGGCAGCCCAATGCATTTGTATTGTTGCTGTATGAATGTATTGCAGCACAAGTTATGACCCTGCCTCTCATTCTGTTTATTTTTCAGGAAATGTCGTTGGTTGCGGTAGTGAGCAACCTGCTGGTTGTGCCGCTGGTGCCAGTGGCTATGGCCTGCTCGCTGCTTGCCGGACTTGGTGGAATGTTTGTGCCAACGCTTGCGGCATGGCTGGCAGTGCCCGCCCGCATACTACTAACATATATGCTGGACATGGTGGGGCTATTTGCCCGAATACCCCACGCGGTGGTGCAACGCAGCTTGTCTGTGGCTGGACTTGTCCTGATCTACAGCTGCCTGCTTGTTATGAGTCTACTTCTGTGGAAGACGACAGGGGTGAAGCGTGGTATACTGCCTAAAAGCGAAGATCCATCTTAGGTTTGCTGCAGAGAGGAGTAAAAATGTCTGGCCATAGTAAAATACCCCACCACAAACAGCAGATTCGGCAAAGCCGACTGCTTGGTTTGTGTCGGGGGCCCCGGGCAGCAGAAGGGAATAAGAATGTCTGGTCATAGTAAATGGGAAACAATCAAACGCCAAAAGGGTGCCAACGACGCCAAGCGCGGCGTACTTTTTACCAAGCTGGGTAATGCCATTGCGGTAGCCGCCAAAGGCGGTGCTGACCCGGACATGAATTTTAGCCTGCGCCTGGCCATAGACAGAGCCAAAGGGGCCAATATGCCTACGGCCAACATTCAGCGGTCCATAGACCGTGGCTCTGGCAAATTAGACGGTGTCCAGATCCAAGAAGTTTTATACGAAGGCTATGGTCCCGGCGGCGTGGCTATTTTGGTAGAGTGCGCCAGTGACAACCTAAACCGTACCTATCCAGAAGTTCGGCTGGCTTTTTCTAAGCATGGCGGCAACATTGCCGAAAAAGGTGCGGTGGCTTTTCAGTTTGATCGCAAAGGAATGATCCGCATTAACGGCAGTGGTGACGACTTGCTGCTGCAAGCGCTAGATGCTGGTGCCGAAGACATGGCAGAAGAAGGACCAGAATCTGTCATATATACTGGGTCCAAAGACTTGGCAAAAGTACGTGACACATTGAAGGAAGCCGGTGTTGATATTATCGAGGCACAGCTGAGTTATGTGCCCAACAATACCGTGCAGGTATCAGACGCAGCCACTGCCGGAAAGATCATGCGGCTCATGGACGCGCTAGACGACCAAGACGATGTAACGGCCACTTTTGTAAACTTCGATATTCCCGAAGAACTGCTGGCAGCATGAATTACGGAGAGGAGCTGGGTTTTGCAAAAGACCTGGCCCGCGAAGCCGGTAAGATGATTCGTGATGCTTTTGTAGCTGGTGTCACTCATACCTGGAAGGCCGACAGTACGCCACTGACCGAAACAGATGAAGCCATAAATGCCCTGGTAATCCAGCGTGTAACCCAGGCATTTCCGGACCATGGGGTCATTGGCGAAGAAGGCAATATACGTGAAGACAAAAAACTGAAATGGGTGTGCGACCCCATAGACGGCACTATGTCGTTTTCGCACGGCGTGCAGGTATCTACCTTTGCGCTGGCCCTGACTGACGACGCTGGTCAACCGGTTGTGGCAGTCATTTACGATCCGTACATGGACCGGCTGTTTTCTGCAGTCAAAGGCGAGGGAGCTTTTTTGAATGACAGGCCTATTCACGTTTCCGACCAGACCACACTCGAACATGCGCTCATAGAGGCAGATGCTTTTCCCAGTACTCGGCCGGTTATAGATGCAGATGCAGATTTGTTTAACGTTCTGCGCAGCAAAGGTGCCTACGTGACCAGTACGTGGTCGGTTATTCTGCTGGCGGGCTTGGTGGCTGCTGGTCACTACGCTGCCGCTCTATTGAATGTAGACAACTGTCACGATGCGGCTGCCCCGAAGCTGATTGTAGAAGAAGCTGGTGGCAAAGTGACCGACCTCCAGGGCAATGACCAGCGCTATGACCAATCGACTCGCGGCTTCATTGCCAGCAATGGTCATATACATGCTGAACTTGTTAAGCTTTTGAGTAGTTACGACTTAGTACAGAAATAAACATTAACTAAATATTATTTCATAAGCATAATCACTTTGACGATGCTTCATAGACTATAGTACTGTCCATTTACTATGAGACGGCTTTGGGGAACACTTGTCTTTGCTTTGTGTGCTGTCATTCTGGGCTTGCCTATCAGTACAGGTGCACAGTCTGCAGCGCCGACTGTTGTTATCGGCGAGATTCAGTTGGGCGGCACTGCCGACCCCAAAGAGTACGTGGTGTTACAGAATATGAGTGACCGTGACGTCGTGCTGGATGGCTGGCTGCTAGAATATGCCAAGCCAACTTTTGATAAACAGTTTTGTACCGATCTCAGCTGGAAGACACACGCCGTGCAGGCATCGGCTAGTGTCGCAAAACTGACTGGTAGTTTGCCCGCCGGCGGCTCCAGCCAGCCCATTGTTCGGCAGCTAACAGACAGTACCGCCGGTTCTTTGCGGCTGGTGCAGGCTGGCATGGTGCACGATTTGGTAGCATGGGGTGCCGCGGCGCCCTGTGCAAATGGAAGCCCCCTGGCTATTCCTGTCAACAACGACAAGCTGATGCGGACAGCCAACTGCGAGGGTGTGGTCAGTATGGTCGTCAGCAGGGCGGGTGAAGTGCCGCCGTCTTGTGGTCAAGCCCCGCCCCCTCCAGCTGCAAACCCTGACTGTGGATCTGTTGTCGTGTCAGAGATTTTACCGAATCCGACGGGTATTGATACTGGCCAGGAATTTATAGAGCTATACAATCCCACGGCTGACAAAGTTGGGCTGCAAGGTTGCGCGTTGAGCATAACCGGCAGTAGCAAGTCATTTACTTTTACCGACCAAGTTCTGCTGCCGGGCGAGTACAAGGCTTTTTATAGTGCGGCCACTGGCTTGGCTCTGCCCAACGCAGCAGGCGGCGAGGTAGTTCTGTCTGGCACCCAAGAAATCGCCGTGCAGTATCCACCACTTTTGGCAGACAACCAAACGTGGTCAGTTGTAGATGGCATGTGGGGTATGGGTACTGCCACGCCCGAAGCAGCCAATGTACTGGCAGTGACGACAGACCCTGAAACGAATCCTGAAACGCCTGCCACGGAGGCATGCCCCACGGGCAAATATCGCAACCCTGAAACCAATCGGTGCAAAACGGCAGACGCTCCAAGCCAGTCGTCGGATTGTGCCGCAGGGCAGGAGCGCAATCCAGAGACCAATCGCTGCCGGAGTGTTGCGACTGCAACGAGCGCCCTTGCTACCTGCAAAGAAGGCCAAGAGCGAAACCCTGCTACTAACCGCTGCCGGGCGGTAGCTGCTGCTACCACCGCACCCCAACCATGTGGCGAGGGCGAAGAAAGAAATCCCGAGACGAATCGCTGCCGCAAAGTTGCGGCTGAGCCCAAGCCGTCCACCCAAGCGGCTGCGGCAGCAGGTAAACAGCCGGGCAAAGTTCACTACGCGGTCCTGGGCTTGGTCGTGGCTGGCGTGGCGGGATATGGTCTGTATGAATATCGGCAAGACCTAAAGAATTATTTGGCCAGGTTTTACGCACGCCCCGCAAAAAATTAGGGAGTAGTAGATTGACGAGTCAGGTCAGTTATTTTATTATTTGTTTATATATATGGCAGGTTACAAAGGTCCAGACGCAGGCAGTTACCCCGAGAGTGCACCAGCAATACTGCAAATAGTGTACGCAGAAGTGCGTGCCGATGCCGCACGGGCTATTGTCTATTTTGCAGACGTAGAAATAGGCAGACAGGTTCGTAGCGACCTGCAACTGCAGGCTGCTATAACTGAGCTGCGAGAGAACGGCGATCAGTCTGACCCGGTGTTTCGGTCTAATATGCGCGATGTGGTGGCCGACAGGATAGGGCGGTTTCTCTACCACGGCAAGCAGGCCCGCGAGCGTTTTAACACTTTCACTGCGGAAGCCACACAAGTCACGCAAGAACTGGAGGCGATGGCAGACCTAGAAGCAGATGTCAGCGACATGCCCGACCTGTGGGATCTGTCCTACGAAAAGTTGTTGGCGTCCGAAGGTAGCACAGAAGAATAGCAAGCTGTTAAGCTTAACTATATGAGAATCCTTGGGATAGACCCCGGTACCGGCATACTCGGCTTTGGCGTGATAGACGTGGACGCCAAGGGTACGCCGAGCTTGGTGGACGCAGGCGTTATTCGCACACCCGTAAAGCAGGCCGACAGTGACCGGCTGTTTACTATTTATGACGAGCTCAAGCAAATTATTGCCGAGACTAAGCCGCAAATAATGTCGGTAGAAAAACTATTCTTTTCACAGAATGTCACCACGGCCATGAGTGTCAGTCAAGCCCGTGGAATTGTGCTGCTACTGGGCAAGCAACACGACCTAGAACTGCACGAATACACTCCCCAGCAAATCAAACAGGCTATCACCGGCTACGGCAAAGCTGACAAAAAACAAGTGCAAGAAATGGTCCGTGTGATCCTGAAGCTGCAAGAAGTGCCCAAGCCAGATGACTGCGCCGACGCCATAGCTGCCGCGTTGTGTTGTTCGCACCAAGTACGCTAGGCAGGTGGTGCTGGCGGAATGGTTGGGCCAGGCTGGTAGGGTGGAATTGGCGGTGGAGGCGGGGGTGGTAGGAACGTTGGAGCGGTGGTAGGTGTCGGGGCAGCATTTTCTTTGTCTAAGAACTTGTTGATATCGTTCTGGGCAATGAGCATCCAGATTGGCCCAAATCCGTTGCCGCTCAGAAATGAAAGCAGTATGAGGTTGAGCAAGGGGGGTATGCCACCAACAACCATATGCAGCGCTCGGGCAAAACGGTACGACCAGTAGAGGGCTCCTATTGGTACAACAATGA contains:
- a CDS encoding ComEC/Rec2 family competence protein yields the protein MKLWGTMHGGLRRTTVVTAGLVAFLVGLALARLPGGFVWLVISVLSFLLCLKFRRLAVLSIILASSMSIGFLRGTTFAHQLSPYRAVAFKTVTLEVRAETDAVYDDKKQLAFDAGSVRLLEPYATAVPGRLKVSGFGERAVYRGDVVRISGRMYPGRGSWQGFVSFATLRVISRNASYIDKARLRFVAGMQTALPEPQASFGLGLLVGQRSTLPEALAMALSAVGLTHIIAVSGYNLTILVRFVRRAGRKRSKYQLTVFSLVLIVAFLLVTGLSASIVRAALVSVLSLWAWYYGREFSPLLLLALAAALTAAWSPLYIWSDIGWYLSFLAFFGVMILAPLAVRRLHGVRQPNAFVLLLYECIAAQVMTLPLILFIFQEMSLVAVVSNLLVVPLVPVAMACSLLAGLGGMFVPTLAAWLAVPARILLTYMLDMVGLFARIPHAVVQRSLSVAGLVLIYSCLLVMSLLLWKTTGVKRGILPKSEDPS
- a CDS encoding YebC/PmpR family DNA-binding transcriptional regulator — encoded protein: MSGHSKWETIKRQKGANDAKRGVLFTKLGNAIAVAAKGGADPDMNFSLRLAIDRAKGANMPTANIQRSIDRGSGKLDGVQIQEVLYEGYGPGGVAILVECASDNLNRTYPEVRLAFSKHGGNIAEKGAVAFQFDRKGMIRINGSGDDLLLQALDAGAEDMAEEGPESVIYTGSKDLAKVRDTLKEAGVDIIEAQLSYVPNNTVQVSDAATAGKIMRLMDALDDQDDVTATFVNFDIPEELLAA
- a CDS encoding inositol monophosphatase, translated to MNYGEELGFAKDLAREAGKMIRDAFVAGVTHTWKADSTPLTETDEAINALVIQRVTQAFPDHGVIGEEGNIREDKKLKWVCDPIDGTMSFSHGVQVSTFALALTDDAGQPVVAVIYDPYMDRLFSAVKGEGAFLNDRPIHVSDQTTLEHALIEADAFPSTRPVIDADADLFNVLRSKGAYVTSTWSVILLAGLVAAGHYAAALLNVDNCHDAAAPKLIVEEAGGKVTDLQGNDQRYDQSTRGFIASNGHIHAELVKLLSSYDLVQK
- a CDS encoding lamin tail domain-containing protein, which codes for MRRLWGTLVFALCAVILGLPISTGAQSAAPTVVIGEIQLGGTADPKEYVVLQNMSDRDVVLDGWLLEYAKPTFDKQFCTDLSWKTHAVQASASVAKLTGSLPAGGSSQPIVRQLTDSTAGSLRLVQAGMVHDLVAWGAAAPCANGSPLAIPVNNDKLMRTANCEGVVSMVVSRAGEVPPSCGQAPPPPAANPDCGSVVVSEILPNPTGIDTGQEFIELYNPTADKVGLQGCALSITGSSKSFTFTDQVLLPGEYKAFYSAATGLALPNAAGGEVVLSGTQEIAVQYPPLLADNQTWSVVDGMWGMGTATPEAANVLAVTTDPETNPETPATEACPTGKYRNPETNRCKTADAPSQSSDCAAGQERNPETNRCRSVATATSALATCKEGQERNPATNRCRAVAAATTAPQPCGEGEERNPETNRCRKVAAEPKPSTQAAAAAGKQPGKVHYAVLGLVVAGVAGYGLYEYRQDLKNYLARFYARPAKN
- the ruvC gene encoding crossover junction endodeoxyribonuclease RuvC; its protein translation is MRILGIDPGTGILGFGVIDVDAKGTPSLVDAGVIRTPVKQADSDRLFTIYDELKQIIAETKPQIMSVEKLFFSQNVTTAMSVSQARGIVLLLGKQHDLELHEYTPQQIKQAITGYGKADKKQVQEMVRVILKLQEVPKPDDCADAIAAALCCSHQVR
- a CDS encoding DUF4234 domain-containing protein — its product is MKHRSLLKVVLLSYVTLGVYQLVWLWQVRKGLTERLNDKKAIPSLVIALSILGVLTVITLVIFFSALSSMSTYYDSGQSSDASLIWLILLIFIVVPIGALYWSYRFARALHMVVGGIPPLLNLILLSFLSGNGFGPIWMLIAQNDINKFLDKENAAPTPTTAPTFLPPPPPPPIPPYQPGPTIPPAPPA